The Sulfurospirillum sp. UCH001 genome segment TTTATTTTACTTTCGCCTTCAAAAATGGCTTTGGCTTCAATGACAAGTTCTTTAGAAATAACTTTGCCTAAAAATTTGCCACCCTCTAAAACTTCTACATTATCACAATTTGCATTTCCCTCAAAAAGACCATTGATAATCAAGCGACTTGCATTGATTTCACCGCTAATCTTTCCTTGTTTTCCTATGATTACAATGCTATCAGAGAGCACTTTTCCGATAATTTCACCATCAACATGTAAACGTGTTTGACAGTTAAAAATACCCTCAATTTTAGCTCCGCTAGCTACTATTGTTGTCTCAGAAGCGGGTACTGTTGTTGTTGAGTATTGATCAGCTTTATTAAAGATTCCCATGTGACTCTCTTCTCCTTTTGAAAGATTTCTTTAAAGTTAGAACCCTTCCACCTTAAAAAAGGTTCGGGATCTAAAAGGC includes the following:
- a CDS encoding polymer-forming cytoskeletal protein, giving the protein MGIFNKADQYSTTTVPASETTIVASGAKIEGIFNCQTRLHVDGEIIGKVLSDSIVIIGKQGKISGEINASRLIINGLFEGNANCDNVEVLEGGKFLGKVISKELVIEAKAIFEGESKIKMESAEAPSYEEQRD